One window of the Runella slithyformis DSM 19594 genome contains the following:
- a CDS encoding DUF4249 domain-containing protein: MRFNLKLSGILLPIAVFIWGCVDLYKVDIQTAKSYLIVEGSITDLPERQFISLFRTKANTIFKSSDFTSTIVAQKNSYDPVKAAKVKIVENGTISYSLTEETPGFYVMPFTFLGKAGNTYQLFIETPEGQKYRSAIETMAKVPPIERIYEKFNAKGILDRSTSIGNIATNDFYVDFSDPVNERNFYRWSSITYESQKISATCRGGLYYKDAGSLAECRTDNRLSVNNLFDYEAETLCWDIFYGNTLNIFSDVYTNGKTQKDKLVAQIPLYQSNPCLVVIRQSSLSPNAYRYLKLVQDQSLNTGTLADTPPAPIKGNVVNEDDKAELVLGYFMAGMVNENRYWLDRKNTSGGQPDGLFFIKNGREPNLEPPFLYRLSVPKAICVNSENRTSNSPSGWRF; encoded by the coding sequence ATGCGTTTCAACTTGAAATTATCAGGCATACTGTTGCCCATTGCAGTGTTTATCTGGGGGTGTGTAGATTTATACAAAGTTGACATACAGACCGCTAAATCTTATTTGATTGTAGAGGGAAGTATCACTGATTTGCCTGAGCGGCAATTCATTTCTCTCTTTCGAACCAAGGCAAATACGATTTTTAAAAGTTCAGATTTTACCTCTACCATCGTTGCTCAAAAAAACAGCTATGACCCCGTCAAAGCGGCTAAAGTGAAGATCGTTGAGAATGGCACTATTTCCTATTCCCTTACTGAAGAAACTCCCGGTTTTTATGTAATGCCTTTCACTTTTTTAGGAAAAGCAGGAAACACCTATCAATTATTTATTGAGACGCCCGAGGGGCAAAAATACCGTTCAGCCATTGAGACCATGGCTAAAGTGCCACCTATTGAGCGGATTTACGAAAAGTTTAATGCCAAAGGTATTCTTGACCGCAGTACCAGTATCGGCAACATTGCAACCAATGACTTTTATGTAGACTTTTCCGACCCCGTCAATGAGCGCAACTTTTACCGGTGGTCATCCATCACTTACGAAAGTCAAAAAATAAGCGCTACCTGTCGTGGCGGACTTTACTATAAAGATGCAGGCTCGTTGGCAGAGTGCCGGACCGACAATAGGCTATCGGTCAATAACCTTTTCGATTACGAAGCGGAGACGCTGTGCTGGGATATATTTTACGGCAATACACTGAATATTTTTTCGGATGTATATACCAACGGTAAAACCCAAAAAGACAAATTGGTTGCTCAAATCCCTCTTTATCAGTCCAATCCGTGTTTGGTTGTTATTCGGCAGTCAAGCCTTTCTCCCAATGCCTACCGCTACCTGAAACTGGTGCAGGACCAGTCATTAAACACAGGTACTTTGGCCGATACCCCCCCCGCACCGATCAAGGGGAATGTTGTCAATGAAGATGATAAAGCCGAATTGGTATTGGGGTATTTTATGGCCGGTATGGTGAATGAAAACCGCTATTGGCTTGATCGAAAAAATACATCCGGCGGACAGCCCGACGGCCTTTTTTTTATTAAAAACGGCCGTGAACCAAACTTAGAGCCCCCGTTTCTGTACCGGCTCAGTGTTCCTAAAGCGATTTGCGTGAATAGCGAAAATCGTACCTCAAATTCACCTTCAGGATGGCGTTTTTAA
- a CDS encoding TonB-dependent receptor, with the protein MNLKLLPLLLLFTFEGFAQRIIKMEGTIVDSLSNLPISGVAVSTLANNKIYGQISDQSGHFALFLPAGDHTISFKSAGYVPQWRYLNEKSPDQTLTIYFQKVEHQLEQVIVSTKGYDENIRKPLLGVNQIDIKTLSKIPAAFGELDFLRGIQMLPGVSSVGEASNGVNIRGGTTDQNLILVDNTPIFNPTHMFGLFSVIPPDAISNLNLYKGNVPARFGGRAAAVIDISLKTPDVTKFKMTGGLSLISEKLMVNVPIIKDRLAVYVAARGAFHDFLLPVFSKDLDSVRTRFSEVLGKVFWRVNAKNTISLMGYFSNDYFQTNLLATLPNVVGETTFFEHQTNNYALEWVCLLTPKLDWQTTLSVANYDPTIGTIETAARNKVRLESGVYQKQATSALNYQGKNSKWELGTSFTKYHIKPGILNPGNSTSVNALTLPSEFSQEADVFLDGEISANKHFAATFGLRYSYFMALGPADLRTYQPNEPRDDLSVIESQRIPKGKITKAYGGFEPRLGIRYAPNNALSFKMGYNLMRQYIQIASNTTTPIPTSRWKTSDVHIRPQVSHLITGGLYRSFKNDIYDFTLEGYFRQSENSIDYKPGADFLLQPFPETQLVQGQSKAYGVEVMFSKKKGNFTGWINYTYARTFNKTYADVNVLEQVNNGNWYRANYDRPHSINLSIDMVADKHNSFSFNFVYSTGRPYTEPVGFIEYLNNFYPYFDERNNNRIPSYHRLDLAWHIKNPSMKEDKRWKGDWVFTVYNLYARKNAYSVFFKTENGAARAYKLQIFGAPIVSLAYNFNYE; encoded by the coding sequence ATGAATTTAAAACTTTTACCTCTTCTCCTCCTGTTTACGTTTGAGGGTTTTGCACAACGCATTATTAAAATGGAGGGAACGATTGTAGACTCACTCTCCAATCTGCCCATCAGTGGAGTGGCGGTATCGACGCTTGCCAACAATAAGATTTACGGCCAAATTTCTGACCAATCAGGCCATTTTGCGTTGTTTCTTCCTGCGGGAGATCATACCATTTCATTCAAATCAGCGGGATATGTGCCTCAGTGGCGTTATCTGAACGAAAAATCACCCGATCAAACCCTGACCATTTATTTTCAAAAAGTAGAGCATCAACTTGAACAGGTGATTGTTTCCACCAAGGGATATGATGAAAATATCAGAAAGCCCCTGTTGGGAGTCAATCAAATTGACATCAAAACATTGAGTAAAATCCCTGCCGCTTTTGGTGAGTTGGATTTTTTGCGTGGCATACAGATGTTGCCGGGCGTTTCGAGTGTAGGCGAAGCCTCCAATGGTGTTAATATCCGAGGAGGAACCACCGACCAAAACCTGATTCTTGTGGATAATACGCCCATTTTTAATCCTACCCACATGTTTGGGCTTTTCTCAGTGATTCCGCCGGACGCCATCAGCAACTTAAATCTTTACAAAGGCAATGTTCCTGCCCGTTTTGGCGGGCGTGCTGCCGCCGTCATAGACATCTCTCTCAAAACACCGGATGTAACCAAATTTAAAATGACAGGCGGGCTGAGTTTGATTTCTGAAAAATTAATGGTCAATGTCCCTATTATCAAAGACCGTTTGGCGGTGTATGTAGCGGCACGAGGCGCATTTCACGATTTTTTGCTGCCTGTTTTTTCAAAAGACTTAGACAGTGTCAGGACCCGCTTCAGCGAGGTGCTTGGAAAAGTCTTTTGGCGGGTGAATGCAAAAAATACCATATCGCTGATGGGCTATTTCAGTAATGACTATTTTCAAACCAACCTGCTCGCAACTTTACCCAATGTAGTAGGTGAAACCACTTTTTTTGAACACCAAACCAACAACTATGCCCTGGAATGGGTGTGTTTGCTGACGCCCAAGCTGGATTGGCAAACGACGCTTTCCGTAGCCAACTATGACCCCACCATCGGTACCATTGAAACGGCTGCACGCAATAAAGTACGCTTAGAATCAGGTGTTTATCAAAAACAAGCCACCTCTGCGTTAAATTACCAAGGCAAAAACTCTAAGTGGGAACTGGGCACAAGCTTTACCAAATACCACATTAAGCCGGGGATATTAAACCCCGGAAACAGTACAAGCGTCAATGCCCTGACACTGCCTTCTGAATTTTCGCAGGAAGCAGATGTCTTTTTGGACGGCGAAATTTCGGCGAATAAACATTTTGCCGCCACTTTTGGGCTGAGATATTCCTACTTCATGGCCTTGGGTCCTGCTGATTTACGAACCTATCAGCCCAATGAACCCAGAGATGATTTATCTGTAATTGAATCTCAACGTATTCCCAAAGGAAAAATCACCAAGGCGTATGGAGGTTTTGAACCGCGGTTGGGAATACGCTACGCACCCAACAATGCACTGTCTTTTAAAATGGGATACAATTTAATGAGGCAATACATACAGATTGCTTCCAATACCACAACGCCTATCCCTACCTCACGCTGGAAAACGAGCGATGTGCATATTCGTCCGCAAGTAAGCCACCTGATCACCGGTGGATTGTACCGATCTTTTAAAAATGACATTTATGATTTTACTCTGGAAGGTTATTTCCGACAGTCAGAAAACAGCATCGACTATAAGCCGGGAGCTGATTTTTTGTTGCAGCCTTTCCCCGAAACCCAATTGGTACAGGGCCAAAGTAAAGCCTATGGAGTGGAAGTAATGTTTTCAAAAAAGAAAGGAAATTTTACGGGTTGGATCAACTACACGTATGCCCGTACTTTTAACAAAACCTATGCTGATGTGAATGTGTTGGAGCAGGTCAATAACGGCAATTGGTACCGAGCCAACTATGATCGCCCCCATAGCATCAACTTATCCATAGATATGGTGGCAGATAAGCACAACTCGTTTTCTTTTAACTTTGTCTATTCTACCGGGCGGCCGTATACTGAGCCCGTTGGCTTTATTGAATACCTCAACAATTTTTATCCGTATTTTGATGAACGCAACAATAACCGCATCCCGTCCTACCATCGTTTAGATTTGGCTTGGCATATCAAAAACCCTTCCATGAAAGAGGATAAACGATGGAAAGGTGATTGGGTATTTACTGTTTATAACCTGTATGCCCGAAAAAACGCCTATTCTGTCTTTTTCAAAACGGAAAACGGTGCAGCCCGCGCATACAAACTCCAAATATTTGGTGCTCCCATTGTTTCGCTGGCTTATAATTTTAACTATGAATAG
- a CDS encoding VCBS repeat-containing protein has product MMKKIPKLHFLALVCASVLWQSCQDSADENLFEALPASKTGINFANRIEDKKELNVFNYRNFYNGGGVAIGDVNNDGWADIFVTSNFGKNQLFLNKGKNKTDLWEFDDVTLPAGVGGTKAWSTGATFADVNGDGLMDIYVCNAGNIKGDLRGNELFINLGIGKNGVPTFVDKATEYGLVDGGYSTHAAFFDYDRDGDLDMYLLNNSFQPVNKLQYKNLRSVRDSLGGHKLFRNELISKQKSNGHTPHFTDVSDEAGIYGSLIAFGLGITIGDVNNDNWLDVYISNDFYERDYLYINQRDGTFKESLEESMEHISLSSMGADIADINNDGLLDIFVTDMLPQDDKRLKMNSVFESYELNAFKEKQDYWHQYMRNMLHLNQGTKVETIPQKATVLPPQTPTFAEVGQLAGLHATDWSWGALIFDMDNDGQKDLFVANGIVRNLTDQDYVAFLSDRNNIQALIEGQLQFNYRKFVDMISSTPIPNFAFHNKGNLHFEDNAAKWGLGEASFSNGSAYGDLDNDGDLDLVVNNNNAGLGVFRNHSVENLHTHFLRVKLKGTQANPDGIGAKVYLYQKGKMQYLQQMPNRGFQSSSDLNLVFGLGNNPQIDSVTVIWPDDKMQSFTNIKADTELKLDYVTAKKQWKIPLNTKNDYPFEQITANVKLDFLHEENDFVDYNRDGLLKQMYSTQGPALAVADINGDGLDDVYIGGGAGKRRALFAQQANGTFTEISKLSFGSPAVADETAAAFFDADGDKDLDLYVVTGGNEFMTGEAVLADMLYLNDSKGNFTLSRGLPTISENGSCVDAADYDRDGDMDLFVGTRMISGQYGLDPRSYLLQNDGKGNFKDVTKEIMPDNGLGMVTDACFEDLNKDGYPELIAVGDWMPIVILQNQKGKFPQALNKPIEYSNGWWNALEPADVDGDGDVDFIVGNLGRNSKLKCSEKEPAELYINDFDRNGSVEQIITCYNPDGKTYPMVLKPDLQKVLPVIKKRFIRHEDYGGKSIEAVFTNEQMEGVQKRTVYQANSSLLINNGKGEFTLQALPLAAQFSPIFGIVVTDYDKDKKPDILLTGNFFDVLPEIGRYDGNDGLILRGLGNNTNGKPEFEVVKASQSGFSVKGQVRNMHKVRTIKGKELFILAKNKDKVQVMGLNR; this is encoded by the coding sequence ATGATGAAAAAAATACCCAAACTTCATTTTTTGGCACTCGTTTGTGCTTCTGTTTTGTGGCAAAGTTGCCAAGATTCGGCTGATGAAAATCTTTTTGAAGCATTGCCTGCTTCAAAAACAGGGATCAATTTCGCCAACCGTATCGAAGATAAAAAAGAACTTAACGTATTTAACTATCGCAATTTTTATAACGGCGGCGGTGTAGCGATCGGCGATGTAAACAATGACGGTTGGGCCGATATTTTTGTGACATCCAATTTTGGGAAAAACCAATTGTTTCTCAACAAAGGTAAAAATAAAACAGACCTCTGGGAGTTTGATGATGTTACCTTGCCTGCCGGAGTAGGAGGTACAAAAGCATGGAGCACCGGTGCCACATTTGCCGACGTAAATGGTGATGGGCTTATGGATATCTATGTTTGTAATGCGGGCAATATCAAAGGCGACCTGCGCGGCAATGAGCTGTTTATCAATCTGGGAATTGGCAAAAATGGTGTCCCTACGTTTGTCGACAAAGCCACCGAGTACGGCCTGGTTGATGGAGGCTATTCGACCCATGCTGCCTTTTTTGACTATGACCGAGACGGTGATTTAGATATGTATCTGCTCAACAATAGCTTTCAGCCTGTGAATAAGCTACAATATAAAAATCTGCGTTCTGTTCGCGATTCACTGGGAGGGCATAAGCTATTCAGAAATGAACTGATAAGCAAACAAAAATCCAACGGACACACGCCTCATTTTACGGACGTCAGCGATGAAGCGGGAATTTATGGCAGTTTGATTGCTTTTGGATTGGGGATTACCATCGGGGATGTCAACAACGATAATTGGCTGGATGTCTATATCTCTAACGACTTTTATGAGCGAGATTATCTCTACATTAACCAACGAGACGGTACGTTCAAGGAGTCGCTTGAGGAAAGTATGGAACACATCAGCCTGTCGTCAATGGGGGCAGATATTGCCGATATAAACAACGATGGCCTGCTCGATATCTTTGTGACCGATATGCTTCCCCAAGACGATAAACGCCTGAAAATGAACTCGGTTTTTGAAAGCTATGAATTGAACGCATTCAAAGAAAAACAAGACTATTGGCATCAATATATGCGCAATATGCTCCATCTCAATCAGGGAACGAAAGTGGAAACCATCCCTCAAAAGGCAACTGTGCTCCCTCCCCAAACCCCTACTTTTGCTGAAGTAGGGCAATTGGCAGGCTTACATGCTACCGATTGGAGCTGGGGGGCATTGATTTTTGATATGGATAATGACGGGCAAAAAGATTTGTTCGTGGCCAACGGTATTGTTCGTAACCTGACCGATCAAGATTACGTGGCCTTTTTGTCGGACCGTAACAACATCCAAGCATTGATAGAAGGGCAACTGCAGTTTAACTACCGCAAATTTGTGGATATGATTTCATCCACGCCGATACCTAACTTTGCGTTTCATAACAAAGGAAATCTTCATTTTGAAGATAACGCTGCCAAATGGGGGCTGGGAGAAGCAAGCTTTTCTAATGGCTCTGCCTACGGCGACCTGGACAATGATGGAGATTTGGATTTAGTTGTTAATAACAACAATGCCGGTTTGGGCGTTTTTCGAAATCATTCTGTCGAAAATCTGCATACTCATTTTTTGCGCGTAAAACTCAAAGGAACGCAAGCCAACCCTGATGGAATCGGGGCTAAGGTATATCTCTACCAAAAGGGGAAAATGCAATATTTACAACAAATGCCCAACCGAGGGTTTCAGTCGTCGAGTGACTTGAATCTGGTCTTTGGCTTGGGAAATAACCCGCAAATTGATTCCGTAACCGTGATTTGGCCGGATGATAAAATGCAGTCTTTTACTAATATCAAGGCCGATACGGAACTGAAATTGGATTATGTTACCGCCAAAAAACAGTGGAAGATACCGTTAAATACAAAAAATGATTATCCTTTTGAGCAAATAACGGCTAACGTAAAGCTTGATTTTCTACACGAAGAAAACGACTTTGTAGATTATAACCGTGATGGATTGCTCAAGCAAATGTATTCTACCCAAGGGCCGGCCCTTGCCGTTGCTGATATCAACGGAGACGGGTTGGATGATGTGTATATTGGTGGAGGTGCCGGAAAAAGACGGGCATTGTTTGCACAACAGGCCAACGGAACATTTACAGAAATATCAAAATTGAGCTTTGGCTCACCTGCCGTTGCCGATGAAACCGCCGCCGCTTTTTTTGATGCCGATGGCGACAAGGATTTGGATTTATATGTAGTCACGGGTGGCAATGAATTCATGACCGGCGAAGCCGTTTTGGCAGATATGCTCTACCTGAACGACAGCAAGGGTAATTTTACTCTCAGCCGAGGATTGCCCACTATTTCTGAAAATGGCTCCTGTGTAGACGCTGCCGACTACGACCGTGATGGTGACATGGACTTGTTTGTCGGTACAAGGATGATTTCCGGGCAATACGGTCTGGACCCGCGAAGTTATTTGTTGCAAAATGACGGGAAAGGGAATTTCAAAGACGTAACCAAAGAAATCATGCCCGACAATGGATTGGGAATGGTCACTGATGCGTGCTTTGAAGATTTAAACAAAGATGGGTACCCGGAACTCATTGCCGTTGGGGACTGGATGCCCATTGTCATTCTGCAAAACCAAAAAGGGAAGTTCCCACAGGCACTTAATAAGCCCATTGAGTACTCCAACGGTTGGTGGAATGCCCTTGAGCCGGCCGATGTTGATGGAGATGGAGATGTTGATTTTATTGTTGGGAATTTAGGTCGAAACTCAAAGTTGAAATGTTCTGAGAAAGAGCCCGCTGAGTTGTATATTAATGATTTTGACCGCAATGGAAGTGTTGAGCAAATTATCACCTGCTACAATCCGGATGGCAAAACCTACCCGATGGTATTAAAGCCTGACCTGCAAAAAGTACTGCCCGTTATAAAAAAACGCTTTATTCGCCATGAAGACTACGGCGGGAAATCCATTGAGGCTGTTTTTACAAATGAACAAATGGAAGGAGTACAAAAAAGAACTGTGTATCAAGCCAACAGCTCTTTACTGATTAATAACGGCAAGGGAGAATTTACGCTGCAGGCTCTCCCTTTAGCGGCCCAATTTTCGCCTATTTTCGGCATTGTTGTAACTGATTATGACAAAGATAAAAAGCCGGATATTTTATTGACGGGAAACTTCTTTGATGTCTTGCCGGAAATTGGGCGCTATGATGGAAACGATGGCCTGATATTGAGAGGGTTGGGAAATAATACAAACGGGAAACCTGAGTTTGAAGTCGTAAAAGCGTCTCAATCCGGCTTTTCGGTCAAAGGACAGGTACGTAACATGCATAAAGTACGCACTATAAAGGGGAAAGAATTGTTTATTTTAGCTAAAAACAAAGACAAAGTTCAAGTGATGGGATTGAACAGATAG
- a CDS encoding VCBS repeat-containing protein, with translation MKDFVFTTVSGLLLLFMGACQTNNHEAKFRLHNGEKTGLTFRNTIKPSPNLNIFNYMYFYNGGGTGAADFNKDGFVDLVFTANQSDNKLYLNKGNNKKMQFEDITEKAGFKAPAGWSTGVSIADINQDGLLDIYISRVGDFMALKGHNLLFECQNIDPEGIPHFVEKSKEYGLDLVGFGTQAAFFDADADGDLDLFQLNHSVHQNGTFGKRDLFLNTFHPLSGDRFFENQNGKYVETTQKTGINSSALGYGLGLALGDINLDGYPDVYVGNDFHENDYLYINQKNGTFRDEINERIRHTSRFTMGVDIADLNNDVFPEILTLDMLPYDPQILKRSEGEDAYYNFKFKLGQGYNVQFARNNLQLNNREGIFSEIGMAAGVHATDWSWSALMFDFENDGRKDIFISNGINKRMNDMDYINFVSTDEIQQQISEKRFDESNAALTDLLPEVKIPNRFFKNTPDLLFEDQAEFIDNNADSYSNGAVYADLDNDGDLDIVTNNINESVFVYENLSQQTPDPENKSLKITLKGKQGNVNAIGAKCLVYSNGEVHYQEKFPVRGFQSSAEIPLLIGLGKVEKVDSVVVIWPTNDYEILKNVDLQKTLSVNYKPNLPNYDYRSWHLQKGRFKDQAASLGLDILHRENPFNEFDREALIPNMMSTEGPALAVGDFNGDGLDDVFLGASRGIASQVYIQKLNRKFVPLAQSALIKDSDFEDVDAVWADVNNDKYMDLIVGSGGNEYFGKSEYLQTRLYLNDGKGQLQKDTLAFKGFFINAQAVRVADVNQDGFADVFIGARSVPFAYGKTPDSYLFINDGKGHFSDQTELFAPDLKKGGLVKDAQWVDLDADKDIDLVVAYEWGKVVLFENTYMKFTQKPLTDKNGWWNFIKPIDIDQDGDLDLICGNVGLNSRLHASDKEPVRMYVNDYDENGRPDQIITYYLLGKETIFADKREVERQIPYIKKQFLQSRDFAKASLREILGNKKVDEALVLEANYFENAWLENKGKDGFALRNPGSNAQYTSYYVAEAILNPLTRKTDVMLLGNFFDCNIQMGLYDADNGSVFSLNNKGQFLPEPLLDTRLEGQVRRIRKIKVGKSFFYLVARNNEKLMALGSN, from the coding sequence ATGAAAGACTTTGTGTTTACTACCGTTTCGGGGCTCTTGCTGTTGTTTATGGGGGCCTGCCAAACAAACAACCACGAAGCAAAATTCAGGTTGCACAACGGTGAAAAAACAGGTTTAACATTCAGAAATACCATTAAGCCGAGCCCCAATCTCAATATCTTCAACTACATGTATTTTTATAACGGTGGAGGAACCGGGGCCGCTGACTTTAATAAGGATGGATTTGTAGATTTGGTCTTTACCGCTAATCAATCCGACAACAAACTGTATCTCAATAAAGGAAACAATAAAAAAATGCAGTTTGAAGATATCACTGAAAAAGCAGGTTTTAAAGCCCCCGCCGGCTGGTCTACCGGAGTTTCGATTGCCGACATCAACCAAGATGGCTTGTTAGACATTTACATAAGCCGTGTGGGTGATTTTATGGCCTTAAAGGGGCACAATCTTCTCTTCGAATGTCAGAACATAGACCCCGAAGGCATTCCGCATTTTGTCGAAAAATCAAAGGAGTATGGATTAGATTTAGTGGGTTTTGGTACACAGGCTGCTTTTTTTGATGCCGATGCCGACGGTGATCTTGACCTTTTCCAACTCAATCATTCAGTACATCAAAATGGCACATTTGGTAAAAGAGACTTGTTTCTGAACACTTTTCACCCACTTTCCGGCGACCGTTTCTTTGAGAATCAAAACGGAAAATATGTTGAAACAACCCAAAAAACAGGCATCAACTCATCAGCGCTTGGCTATGGTTTAGGACTTGCATTGGGCGATATCAATTTGGATGGCTACCCTGATGTATACGTTGGAAATGATTTTCACGAAAACGACTATTTATATATCAATCAAAAAAACGGAACCTTTCGTGATGAAATAAACGAGCGGATTCGCCATACCAGTCGCTTCACAATGGGCGTAGATATTGCCGATCTCAACAATGATGTCTTTCCCGAAATTTTGACCCTCGACATGTTGCCCTACGACCCCCAAATCTTGAAACGATCGGAAGGAGAAGATGCCTATTATAATTTTAAATTTAAGCTTGGTCAAGGGTACAATGTTCAATTCGCCCGCAATAATCTGCAACTCAACAATAGAGAAGGTATCTTTTCGGAAATAGGAATGGCCGCAGGAGTTCATGCAACTGACTGGTCGTGGTCGGCTTTGATGTTTGATTTTGAAAACGACGGACGCAAAGATATTTTTATCTCCAACGGAATCAACAAACGGATGAACGATATGGATTACATCAATTTTGTTTCAACCGACGAAATCCAGCAACAAATCAGCGAAAAACGTTTTGATGAATCCAATGCTGCTTTAACTGACTTGTTGCCCGAAGTAAAAATCCCGAATCGCTTCTTTAAAAACACCCCCGACCTGCTTTTTGAAGATCAGGCTGAATTCATTGACAACAATGCGGATTCATACTCAAATGGTGCCGTGTATGCTGATTTGGACAACGACGGCGATCTGGACATTGTAACCAACAATATCAATGAGTCTGTTTTTGTCTATGAAAATCTTTCCCAACAAACCCCCGATCCGGAAAACAAAAGTTTGAAAATCACCCTTAAAGGCAAGCAGGGTAATGTAAATGCAATTGGTGCCAAATGCCTGGTTTACAGCAATGGTGAAGTGCATTATCAGGAGAAATTTCCGGTGAGGGGATTTCAGAGCAGTGCAGAGATTCCCTTATTGATTGGTCTTGGGAAGGTAGAAAAAGTAGACTCGGTCGTAGTGATCTGGCCCACGAATGACTACGAAATCCTGAAAAATGTTGATTTACAGAAAACGCTTTCGGTGAATTACAAACCCAATTTGCCTAATTATGATTACCGAAGTTGGCATTTACAAAAAGGGCGTTTTAAGGACCAAGCCGCTTCGCTTGGACTGGATATTTTACACCGGGAAAACCCATTCAATGAGTTTGACCGCGAGGCACTGATTCCCAATATGATGTCTACTGAAGGTCCTGCTTTGGCCGTTGGTGATTTTAATGGCGACGGATTGGACGATGTCTTCCTGGGGGCTTCGCGAGGAATAGCCTCTCAAGTTTATATTCAGAAATTAAACAGGAAATTTGTACCACTAGCCCAATCTGCGCTCATTAAAGACTCTGATTTTGAAGATGTTGATGCTGTTTGGGCAGATGTAAACAACGACAAATACATGGATTTGATCGTTGGGTCGGGGGGAAATGAGTACTTTGGAAAATCGGAATATCTCCAAACCCGTTTGTACCTCAATGACGGCAAAGGACAATTGCAGAAAGATACGTTGGCATTCAAAGGTTTTTTTATCAACGCGCAGGCAGTGCGGGTTGCCGATGTTAATCAAGATGGTTTTGCAGATGTATTCATCGGTGCTCGATCAGTTCCTTTCGCCTACGGCAAAACGCCGGATTCATATTTATTTATCAATGATGGCAAAGGGCACTTCAGCGACCAAACAGAACTGTTTGCCCCCGATCTTAAAAAAGGAGGACTGGTAAAAGATGCGCAGTGGGTAGATTTGGATGCCGACAAAGACATTGATTTAGTCGTTGCTTATGAATGGGGAAAGGTAGTTTTATTTGAAAATACCTACATGAAATTTACCCAAAAGCCATTAACTGATAAAAATGGTTGGTGGAACTTTATTAAACCCATAGATATTGATCAAGATGGTGATTTGGATTTAATTTGCGGTAATGTCGGCCTAAACAGCCGTCTGCACGCTTCTGATAAAGAGCCCGTACGAATGTATGTCAACGACTACGACGAAAATGGCCGTCCTGACCAAATCATCACCTATTATCTGTTGGGAAAAGAAACCATTTTTGCGGACAAACGCGAAGTGGAAAGACAAATACCGTATATCAAAAAACAATTCCTTCAGTCCCGCGATTTTGCAAAAGCTTCCCTGAGAGAAATTTTGGGCAATAAAAAAGTAGACGAAGCACTGGTACTGGAAGCCAATTATTTTGAAAATGCCTGGCTGGAAAATAAAGGAAAAGATGGATTTGCGCTGAGAAACCCGGGAAGTAATGCACAATATACTTCCTATTATGTTGCCGAAGCAATACTCAACCCGTTGACAAGAAAAACTGATGTCATGCTGCTCGGCAATTTCTTTGATTGTAATATCCAAATGGGACTCTACGATGCTGATAATGGAAGCGTGTTTTCACTCAACAACAAAGGTCAATTCCTTCCAGAGCCTTTGTTGGATACTCGACTTGAGGGTCAAGTTCGGCGCATCAGAAAAATAAAGGTCGGGAAATCATTCTTTTATCTTGTAGCGCGCAACAATGAAAAGTTGATGGCGTTGGGTTCCAACTAG